Below is a window of Thunnus maccoyii chromosome 16, fThuMac1.1, whole genome shotgun sequence DNA.
AACCACACAGGACACTAGAATCTGATCTACAGTCCTTCACAGGATGCTTCAGCGCAGCTTCCTGACAGCACGTTAATGTTTTGACATCTCTGAgctctttgttttattaaagtcgTCTCTCGTCTCCGCAGCTCTGGACTCTCTGAGCGGAGACCTGAAGGGGAAATACTACGCCCTGAAGAACATGACAGacgctgagcagcagcagctcatcgatgaccacttcctgtttgacaAGCCAGTGTCTCCCCTGCTGCTGGCCTCAGGGATGGCCCGTGACTGGCCCGATGCCAGAGGCATCTGGTGAGACCTCACTGCTTTTCACACAACCTTCTGTAAATCTTTCATATGTAGATTTAAATTTGAAGTAAACTTAATTCcactttgtgtgtctgaaggCACAACGACAACAAGACATTCCTGGTGTGGGTGAACGAGGAGGACCACCTGCGTGTGATCTCTATGCAGAAAGGAGGAAACATGAAGGAAGTCTTCGCTCGCTTCTGTACCGGACTCACCAAGGTTTGTAGGAAATACGAGATTAGGTGTCATTAATCTGTGGTGGTTTGTTCTCAGGAGCAACGCTGAAGGATATTTTGTAATGTGCATATAATAATCATTATATAAGATTATATAAGAATCTCATCAGCCTGCTTGTTTTAGATCGAGAGCCTGTTCAAAGACAGAAGCCATGCATTCATGTGGAATGAGCATCTGGGTTACGTCCTCACCTGCCCGTCCAACCTGGGCACCGGCCTGCGTGCTGGTGTGCACGTGAAGCTGCCCAACATGAGCAAACACGCCAAGTTCGAGGAGGTTCTCAAGAGGCTGAGGCTCCAGAAACGTGGAACTGGTACGTAGAACTGCTGCAAGTGGTTTATAGGATCTGAAAGTTTTTCTGCCCACATGGACATGTTTGTCTCAACATTAAGATCTTTTCTTCAACATCTGTATTTCTGATCTGTAGAATGTTGTGAAATAACCagatttagtttttaatttgatCAGTCAGATGTTGGATTTAATATTTAGATTGTAAAACAAAGCTGTTAACCATTAAGTCTGAATCAGTTTGTaaagtgtattttgtgtgtttgccgTCAGGTGGCGTGGACACGGCCGCTGTGGGTGGAATCTTCGACATTTCCAACGCTGACAGACTGGGATTCTCTGAGGTGGAGCTGGTGCAGATGGTGGTCGACGGCGTCAAGCTGCTGGTGGAGATGGAGAAGAAGCTGGAGAAGGGAGAGTCCATCGACAGCCTGATGCCCGCCCAGAAGTAAAACCATCCAAACACCCGACCacctcccttcccctccctccttcccttcctctccctcctccccctccctctcatctacacccccacccccccccctcccctctgtctGAATGAATGTCTGACTCTGTCCTGGAATGCACTCTGTACTATGCAGTTTggatttgtttgtgtatttaaaacaaaacggTTCCTGTGAGGTGAAGATGgatctgaaataaaatgttctgcTTAAAGTTGAACTTGTGATTTTTATCCAGTCCagtaaatcatcatcatcatccaggtGACATTTAATCTAATAACCTGATCTGATGTTTCTCTGGTTCAGTTTTCTTTCATCATGGGTCATTTATGTGTAACAAAGTTGTGGATTGTGGCAGAATCATGACATGAATCTACACCCTCAGACATGTGGAGTCGCCGCCTTCACTGGATCTTTGACTGGTTTAAAGTTTGTGGTTACCAGTCGTACAGATAAAACACAGTTCAACATACATGTAGAGCTGGACCTGCACGACTGACACGACAGGAAACTGAGTCcctgaataaaacatgttagtAAAGCTGACAAACACTGTTTACATTCAGCAGTAAAGCTGTTTGAAAAGGATATTTTAGGTTTTAACAGATAACTGCAATGAATCATTTCATTGACTTGATTGgaaatgtttcaccattttgtgGCATTTTAGACTAAATagttgcatttcatttttattctttagaCTAAAGCCAAAGCGTTTAGTCACTGTTTGTTATGACGCTGAACTTcctgtctgcagtgaaagaaaAGCTCAGAAAATCCTGAAACTGCCTTCAGACAATCAGACGTCTCTGAGATCTGAATGGAATTTACTTTGTGACTTATCTGcctcatttaaacatttcagaCAAACTGAACTCCGAAGCCGATTCAACATCTGAAACAAATTTTTAAATCATTAAGAAGCTCAACTTGAGCTTCATGTCAGTAagtactgtttgttattttcctgGGTTACAACTAGGCCTGAAATtatgattttcattattgattaaactacAGATTATTTGttctgtctataaaatgtaagaaaacagaAGAATGTCTGttgtgacgtcttcaaatattaaaatattcactttacttCATGTACGACccagaaaagcatcaaatcctcacatttcagaagctgcaataaacacatttttcacatttttgcttaaagatagtggcagattaattttctgtcgactaATCGTTGCCGCTCTCGTTTTAGTTGTTCTAAATCAGGTTGAAGTTTAACCCTGTTTTGACGGACGTTTTGACTCATCACCTAAATACTAAGCAGCCATCATGAGTTTAATCACTTCCACCTGAGCTTTTCCTGCTTAGACAAGTCTAAATGTTCCCTGTGAAAAAGCTCTTATTACTAAAACACAACGCTCCGTATCCATCCTGGGAAACAAAATCATTCCTCTTAGTTTAGTAGATTCTTTCTATCAGTACTTTCTAGGTGAGTTTTGTGCTTTAATGTATCATTgatacatacaaataaacattaaataaatagtCTGGTATTCTCAACATGTACAGAACATTGAACTCCTTCACAGATCAAGGACTCAAACTCCCACATAAATACTAAAAGAaaacaccatcagggaggcaaCTCATGATTGatttcattatcaattgatctgttgattatttccttgattaatcaagtagttatttggtcca
It encodes the following:
- the ckba gene encoding creatine kinase, brain a isoform X2; the protein is MPFGNTHNQMKMNYASDQEYPDLSKHNNHMAKVLTAAMYEKLRSKQTPSGFTLDDVIQTGVDNPGHPFIMTVGCVAGDEETYEVFKELLDPVIEDRHGGYKPTDKHKTDLNSDNLKGGDDLDPNYVLSSRVRTGRSIRGFCLPPHCSRGERRAVEKLSIEALDSLSGDLKGKYYALKNMTDAEQQQLIDDHFLFDKPVSPLLLASGMARDWPDARGIWHNDNKTFLVWVNEEDHLRVISMQKGGNMKEVFARFCTGLTKIESLFKDRSHAFMWNEHLGYVLTCPSNLGTGLRAGVHVKLPNMSKHAKFEEVLKRLRLQKRGTGGVDTAAVGGIFDISNADRLGFSEVELVQMVVDGVKLLVEMEKKLEKGESIDSLMPAQK
- the ckba gene encoding creatine kinase, brain a isoform X3; its protein translation is MAKLTLKRLSAEEEYPDFSQHNNHMAKYLTLDMYKKLRTLSTPNGFTIDGVIQTGVDNPGHPFIMTVGCVAGDEETYEVFKELLDPVIEDRHGGYKPTDKHKTDLNSDNLKGGDDLDPNYVLSSRVRTGRSIRGFCLPPHCSRGERRAVEKLSIEALDSLSGDLKGKYYALKNMTDAEQQQLIDDHFLFDKPVSPLLLASGMARDWPDARGIWHNDNKTFLVWVNEEDHLRVISMQKGGNMKEVFARFCTGLTKIESLFKDRSHAFMWNEHLGYVLTCPSNLGTGLRAGVHVKLPNMSKHAKFEEVLKRLRLQKRGTGGVDTAAVGGIFDISNADRLGFSEVELVQMVVDGVKLLVEMEKKLEKGESIDSLMPAQK
- the ckba gene encoding creatine kinase, brain a isoform X1; amino-acid sequence: MPNGRFISLLNFGETRRICCCCFKKETDGNMSDNTEKISENMAKLTLKRLSAEEEYPDFSQHNNHMAKYLTLDMYKKLRTLSTPNGFTIDGVIQTGVDNPGHPFIMTVGCVAGDEETYEVFKELLDPVIEDRHGGYKPTDKHKTDLNSDNLKGGDDLDPNYVLSSRVRTGRSIRGFCLPPHCSRGERRAVEKLSIEALDSLSGDLKGKYYALKNMTDAEQQQLIDDHFLFDKPVSPLLLASGMARDWPDARGIWHNDNKTFLVWVNEEDHLRVISMQKGGNMKEVFARFCTGLTKIESLFKDRSHAFMWNEHLGYVLTCPSNLGTGLRAGVHVKLPNMSKHAKFEEVLKRLRLQKRGTGGVDTAAVGGIFDISNADRLGFSEVELVQMVVDGVKLLVEMEKKLEKGESIDSLMPAQK